A genomic stretch from Gemmatimonadota bacterium includes:
- a CDS encoding GWxTD domain-containing protein yields MCNDKRKIRSICERIFIACAFAMICVPVWADRLQESFDARADSLAAVIVAERAGPDSVAVYRALPREEKAQFLIDFWQRHNPVVLEFYYGYHSGRRYLTVSDAFFERGRLIPQRYKTRATPPDPALLDNAVALFERMLQDDANDRLALCALGYCLLEQHKGVEAERIFVRVLEKDRRFLIARHGRALACLIQKKQVRRALDLFQDTVSLDSQYEAAYYNLAMCHLAMRSVDMDHHFSNVVKRFPQHRDAYFKLGVFYESLYYFEKAVKALSKQVAVNPAHSVARGRLARVAMELKYLKQELHTTTELRDLAQKDPERYLPLLGAQYLESGAYEQAEASFSQFLSIIPQNERLLYEDVTLLLSATEFETFRMIRGDEKRAFTNLFWRKIDPTPTTPVNERRLEHYRRVNYAIQNFSEGRIPFDARGDVYIRFGHPDHRSWSDHLVFETNPKVIRVKNRLMDLAGRALHEIAPTTSLQVESSLGASTVMKVTPEVRGLPIFPLPHQGALFRDGASLNYKWESWIYAHIGEGIEVTFLDALGNFDFQFPQPPVDSPNRLLWLHLAPETVVARVVNRTPSVYRYPYPGDPMPLLMSVADFKGNERDTRLDAFIGIPWTALKTQKRGTQIEASVKRMWVLYDAQGIEIARDSLNTRATQREAVDDPGVLWVDQVTTEVKPGHYLMAVRVTDPASGKLQIHRQLVDVEAYNAPTLMVSDIVVAGKIATLEARAEGKFIRDDLEVLPLPSHTFAPDQPVYLYYEVYNLFRDDTGQTHYRVDYAVRGSKNAGARLLKGIGTLLGISEKQEGVQVSYEHRGNTETEPVYVALNVAAKPGQKLTIGVTVTDLNRPGIPTATKDVWIEIGK; encoded by the coding sequence ATGTGTAACGACAAAAGAAAAATTCGCTCCATCTGTGAACGCATCTTTATCGCGTGTGCATTTGCCATGATATGTGTGCCTGTCTGGGCAGACCGCCTGCAGGAAAGCTTCGATGCACGGGCAGATTCGCTCGCTGCGGTTATAGTCGCAGAACGCGCTGGACCAGACAGCGTAGCCGTATATCGGGCATTGCCGCGAGAGGAGAAAGCGCAATTTTTAATCGACTTCTGGCAACGACACAATCCCGTAGTACTGGAATTTTATTACGGGTATCACAGCGGGCGTCGCTACCTGACGGTATCAGACGCTTTTTTTGAACGCGGTCGATTGATACCCCAGCGCTATAAAACGCGCGCCACACCACCAGATCCCGCCCTGCTCGACAACGCTGTTGCACTATTTGAACGGATGCTACAGGACGATGCCAACGACCGCCTCGCCTTGTGCGCGCTGGGATATTGTTTGTTAGAGCAACACAAAGGCGTAGAAGCAGAACGCATTTTTGTGCGCGTACTGGAAAAAGATCGGCGGTTTCTCATCGCGCGACACGGGCGGGCACTGGCGTGCTTGATCCAGAAAAAACAGGTGCGTCGTGCACTGGACCTTTTCCAGGACACCGTATCTCTCGATTCGCAATACGAGGCCGCGTATTATAATCTGGCAATGTGCCACCTGGCGATGCGCAGCGTGGATATGGACCATCATTTTAGCAACGTGGTCAAGCGGTTTCCCCAACACCGCGATGCGTATTTCAAGCTGGGAGTATTTTACGAATCACTCTATTATTTTGAAAAAGCCGTCAAGGCATTGTCAAAGCAAGTCGCTGTAAATCCAGCGCACAGCGTGGCAAGGGGCAGACTGGCGCGCGTGGCTATGGAATTGAAGTATTTAAAACAAGAACTGCACACCACCACAGAACTGCGCGACCTCGCCCAAAAAGACCCCGAGCGTTATCTGCCGCTTTTGGGCGCACAATATCTGGAATCGGGCGCGTACGAGCAGGCAGAAGCGTCATTTTCGCAATTTTTATCCATCATACCGCAAAATGAACGCCTCCTGTACGAAGATGTCACCTTGCTCCTGTCGGCAACAGAATTTGAGACCTTTCGCATGATCAGGGGAGATGAAAAACGCGCATTTACCAATTTGTTCTGGCGCAAGATAGATCCAACGCCGACCACACCGGTTAACGAGCGCAGGCTAGAACACTACCGGCGCGTGAACTACGCGATACAGAACTTTTCCGAAGGTCGAATACCCTTTGATGCGCGCGGCGATGTGTATATCCGTTTTGGTCATCCCGATCATCGAAGCTGGTCCGACCACCTCGTATTCGAAACCAATCCAAAAGTGATTCGGGTAAAAAACCGACTCATGGACCTCGCGGGACGAGCACTGCACGAAATCGCTCCGACGACATCGCTGCAGGTAGAATCGTCGTTGGGCGCAAGCACCGTAATGAAGGTGACACCCGAAGTTCGAGGACTGCCGATATTTCCCCTGCCTCACCAGGGCGCATTGTTTCGAGATGGCGCATCTTTAAACTACAAGTGGGAGTCCTGGATTTACGCCCATATTGGCGAAGGGATCGAAGTGACATTTCTCGACGCTCTGGGCAATTTTGATTTTCAATTTCCCCAGCCGCCTGTTGACTCGCCCAATCGATTGCTGTGGCTACATCTCGCACCCGAAACTGTGGTCGCACGGGTCGTCAACCGCACGCCCTCTGTTTACCGCTATCCATATCCCGGAGACCCAATGCCGCTGCTTATGTCCGTAGCGGATTTCAAAGGCAATGAACGCGATACGCGCCTGGATGCCTTTATCGGCATACCCTGGACCGCATTGAAAACGCAAAAACGGGGCACACAGATAGAGGCTTCTGTGAAGCGAATGTGGGTCCTCTATGACGCACAGGGAATAGAAATTGCCCGCGATAGCCTGAATACGCGGGCAACACAGCGCGAAGCCGTTGACGATCCCGGCGTTTTATGGGTAGATCAGGTCACAACAGAAGTTAAACCCGGCCACTATCTCATGGCTGTGCGAGTGACCGATCCGGCTTCGGGGAAATTGCAAATTCACCGGCAACTCGTCGATGTAGAAGCATACAATGCTCCGACCCTGATGGTAAGCGACATTGTCGTAGCGGGAAAAATTGCAACATTGGAAGCCCGTGCAGAGGGCAAATTCATCCGAGACGACCTCGAAGTACTCCCCCTGCCGTCACACACTTTTGCCCCAGACCAGCCCGTCTATCTGTACTACGAAGTGTATAACCTCTTCCGAGACGACACGGGACAAACGCATTATCGCGTGGATTATGCTGTGCGCGGCAGCAAAAATGCCGGTGCCCGACTGCTAAAAGGCATCGGCACATTGCTGGGCATATCTGAAAAGCAAGAAGGCGTTCAGGTATCTTATGAACACCGGGGCAATACGGAAACAGAACCCGTATATGTTGCCCTCAACGTAGCGGCAAAACCCGGACAAAAACTCACGATAGGTGTAACCGTAACCGACCTGAACCGCCCAGGAATACCCACAGCGACAAAAGATGTTTGGATAGAGATAGGGAAATAA
- a CDS encoding PQQ-binding-like beta-propeller repeat protein, with protein MPVNRFLHGGVSMRILIITFSMIMFSGSVVLTDRGLAADWPQWFGPNRDGVSSEKGVLKDWPDSGPVVLWRTPLGEGFSSIAVAGGAAYTMFAEGKDEYAVCMDAATGEERWRVKTGRNFPDWQGGNGPRATPIIDKERAFFLGAYGQLYALDIKSGETVWSHHFQTEFISDPPHWGFSTSPLIEGNLLIVEVGGSSGNAFIAFDKTTGEVAWASQDDAPSYASPIAITVSDVRQIVFFPVSGLVGVAARDGRFLWRHPWQTGPDVNAATPIFLPPDRLFISSGYGKGATVIQLISQNGQFSVKRVWFNRSMKNHFASSIHHEGYLYGFDNAILKCIAADTGQEQWRKRGFQKGSLIFADGHLIVLGEQGKLALVEAKPEAYIERASAQVLSARCWTPPTLSNGRLYLRNHNEMVCLDLSR; from the coding sequence ATGCCTGTAAATAGATTCTTACACGGAGGAGTTTCCATGCGTATCCTCATAATCACCTTTTCGATGATTATGTTTTCAGGCTCTGTTGTCCTGACGGATAGAGGTCTTGCTGCGGACTGGCCGCAGTGGTTTGGTCCCAATCGCGATGGTGTTTCCTCTGAGAAAGGAGTTCTCAAAGATTGGCCTGATTCCGGGCCTGTTGTTCTCTGGCGAACACCACTGGGCGAGGGGTTCTCGAGCATTGCCGTTGCAGGGGGCGCAGCCTATACTATGTTTGCAGAGGGCAAAGATGAGTATGCGGTATGTATGGATGCCGCTACAGGGGAAGAGCGCTGGCGAGTTAAGACGGGACGCAATTTTCCAGACTGGCAAGGGGGGAATGGTCCCAGAGCTACGCCCATTATTGACAAAGAACGGGCGTTCTTTTTAGGTGCATACGGACAGCTTTATGCCCTCGATATTAAAAGCGGAGAAACTGTATGGTCTCACCATTTTCAAACTGAATTTATAAGTGATCCCCCCCATTGGGGCTTTTCTACTTCTCCTTTGATAGAAGGCAATTTGCTGATTGTCGAGGTTGGGGGTTCTTCTGGAAACGCTTTTATTGCTTTTGATAAAACCACTGGCGAGGTTGCCTGGGCTTCTCAAGATGACGCTCCTTCTTATGCTTCGCCTATTGCGATTACTGTGTCTGACGTCCGGCAAATCGTCTTTTTTCCAGTTTCTGGTCTGGTCGGTGTCGCTGCCAGAGATGGCCGATTCCTGTGGCGGCATCCCTGGCAAACGGGTCCCGATGTCAATGCTGCGACGCCTATTTTTCTCCCCCCAGATAGACTTTTTATCTCTTCGGGTTATGGCAAAGGCGCGACGGTTATCCAGCTTATTTCCCAGAACGGTCAGTTTTCGGTAAAAAGAGTATGGTTCAATCGCAGTATGAAAAACCACTTTGCCTCTTCCATACATCACGAGGGGTACCTCTATGGCTTTGACAACGCCATTCTCAAGTGTATTGCCGCAGATACCGGGCAGGAGCAATGGCGCAAACGCGGCTTTCAAAAGGGATCACTCATCTTTGCGGATGGCCATCTGATCGTCCTGGGCGAACAGGGCAAGCTGGCGCTCGTGGAGGCCAAGCCAGAAGCGTACATAGAAAGAGCCAGTGCTCAGGTTTTGTCTGCGCGGTGCTGGACGCCACCCACACTATCTAATGGCAGGCTTTATCTTCGAAATCACAATGAGATGGTCTGTTTGGATTTGAGCCGTTGA
- a CDS encoding alpha/beta hydrolase: MNNVWEIPEPLSTCEVQLDDNTVTILRRHGNPAGPRLVLGHGNGLAMDLYYPFWSLLAEDFDLIIFDLRNHGWNTVGPRANHNVPTLVRDHLCIFEAIDHHYGNKPKIGIFHSASALITLLSLTTMADLGPSAQSSHLSAMILFDPPLCKPGNSQIEFDEAAEYAADVTRRRGYLFQTEEDFAELLSFLPGFSRLVPGVRELMAKTTLRKAVDGQGYELRCPRDYEAQIVDYMRSFSALMDFETLPCPTKVIGSDPTLPYTFLPTIDLGDILTVDYDFVPETTHFLQLEKPEECVELVREFIESNHLQ, from the coding sequence ATGAACAATGTATGGGAAATACCCGAGCCACTTTCGACATGCGAAGTCCAGCTCGACGACAATACCGTCACCATTCTGCGCCGACATGGAAACCCTGCAGGACCCCGCCTCGTTCTGGGCCACGGCAATGGTCTCGCAATGGACCTTTATTACCCCTTCTGGTCACTGCTCGCCGAGGATTTCGACCTCATCATCTTCGACCTCAGAAACCACGGCTGGAATACCGTTGGCCCACGCGCAAATCACAATGTTCCAACGCTGGTCCGCGACCATCTCTGCATTTTTGAAGCCATCGACCATCACTACGGAAACAAACCAAAAATCGGTATATTTCACTCTGCTTCCGCACTGATAACACTCCTATCACTAACGACTATGGCAGACCTCGGGCCATCTGCCCAAAGTAGCCACTTATCCGCGATGATACTATTCGATCCCCCCCTGTGCAAGCCCGGCAATAGCCAGATAGAATTTGATGAAGCCGCCGAATACGCAGCCGACGTTACCCGCCGACGCGGGTATCTGTTCCAAACAGAAGAGGATTTTGCAGAACTCCTCAGCTTTCTCCCCGGCTTCTCGCGCCTCGTTCCCGGGGTTCGGGAACTCATGGCAAAAACAACGCTTCGAAAGGCCGTCGATGGGCAGGGTTATGAGCTTCGATGTCCCCGCGACTACGAAGCGCAGATCGTCGATTATATGAGAAGCTTTTCCGCATTGATGGATTTTGAAACACTCCCTTGTCCCACAAAAGTCATCGGATCCGATCCCACCTTGCCTTATACATTCCTGCCGACCATTGACCTCGGTGACATTCTAACTGTAGATTATGATTTTGTCCCTGAAACAACGCACTTTCTTCAACTGGAAAAACCCGAGGAATGCGTTGAATTGGTCCGAGAATTTATCGAGAGTAATCACCTGCAGTAA